The genomic segment GAACCCCATGCGCCGTTACAGCTTGCTTCTGCTCGTCCTGTTTTTCTCATCAAACGTGCATGCCGATGCGCCACGTACCTTTCGCGAAGCGAAGAAGCTGGCCTGGCATATCTACGCCGAACGACCGGTGGACTTCTATTGTGGCTGCGCCTTCAAGGGCAAGCGCATCGATCTCGCCAGTTGCGGCTACGTCCCGCGTAAACAGCCCAAACGCGCCGCGCGCGTGGAGTGGGAGCACATCGTTCCCGCCTGGGTGATCGGCCACCAACGCCAATGCTGGCAACAGGGCGGGCGCAAACACTGCACTTCGAGTGACCCGGTGTTCAGCAAAGCCGAGGCCGATCTGCATAATCTCGTTCCGGTGGTCGGAGAGGTTAATGGCGATCGCAGCAATTACGGCTTCGGTATGCTTAGCGAGAAACCAAGCCAGTACGGCGCCTGCCCCTTCGTCGTGAACTTCAAGCAGCGCACCGCCATGCCACCGGAGTACAGCCGTGGCGCTATCGCGCGCACCTACCTGTATATGAGCGAACGCTACAGGCTGCGTCTGTCGAAACAGGACCGCCGTCTCTACGACATCTGGAATCGCCAGCATCCGGTCACCGAGTGGGAACGGTGGCGCAACCGCAGCGTCGCGTGCGTACAAGGCAATGCCAACCGCTATGTGGGCGGAGTGGACCTGAATCGCTGCGGCAAATCGCTTTCTCGTTTTGCCGCCGACTCGCACCGACGGGTCTGAGCGAGTTGCGCAACAGGAGGCCCTCTGGAACCCTGTGATGAGCGGTCACCGCTCGCTCGGATATATTGCGTGTCGCCGCGCATGCCCTGCATGCTGACAGCTTCCCTGGCCACCATGGCGACGCCCGATGCAGGACAAGACGCTCTACGCAACTCTGGCTCTAGCGGTTCTGCTGGCACTGCTCGCCTCAGGCATCGCCCCCTACGACCACGCGACCTGGCTGCTGGAAGTCGCGCCGGTGCTGATTGCGGCCCCTGTCCTGCTGCTCAGCTATCGGAATTTCCCGCTTACCCGCCTGCTCTACCTGGTGATTGCAATCCATGCGCTGATATTGATCCTCGGTGGCGCCTACACATACGCCCGGGTACCGCCAGGGTTCTGGGTACAGGAATGGTTCGATCTCAGCCGAAACCCCTACGACAAGCTCGGCCATTTCATACAAGGCGTGACACCTGCGCTGCTCGCACGGGAGATCCTGCTGCGCCGCCGCATGCTTGCGCCTGGAAAAATGCTTGGGTTTCTCGCGCTCTGCGTTGCACTGGCATTCAGTGCCTTCTACGAACTGATCGAATGGTGGGTAGCGCTGATGGCCGGACAAGGCGCGGAAGACTTCCTCGGCACCCAGGGCGACCCCTGGGATACCCAGTCGGACATGTTCATGGCACTGCTTGGCGCGCTGCTGTCGGTCTCCTGGCTTGCGCGTATTCAGGACCGCCAGATCGCCCGGCAGGGTCTACCGAGCCCGCGAGCTTAGCCGTCATGCTCTATCGCCTCGCTGCCGATGCGGTGCTGATCCTGCACCTCGGCTTTATCGTCTTCGTCTTGTTGGGTGGCTTGCTGGTGGCCTGGAAGCGCAGCCTGCTGTGGCTGCATCTGCCGGCGGTGGCCTGGGGCATTTTCGTCGAACTGACGGGGAGCCTGTGCCCACTCACCGAGTGGGAGAACCAGTTGCGACAGCTGGCCGGTGACGCCGGATACGAGACCAGCTTTGTCGAGCAGTATCTGCTGGCGCTGATCTATCCGAGCTGGCTGAGCGTGCCGGTGCAATACCTGCTCGCGGCCGTGGTGGTGCTCGCAAATCTAGTGATTTATGGCTGGCTGCTCGCGCGCTGGCGACGCAGGGCGGTGCCGCCAAGCGGATAACCGCAGCGTTCGGCTAGACCTTCAGCTCGAACGCGTCGCCGTCGTGATAGGCCGGGAACTTGCTGCGGAATGCGGCCAAGTCCAGGGCACGTAACGTGGTTCGGAACACGCCGTCAGCAGTGCCCGCTTCCAGCAACGGATCCCCCAGATAATCCAGCACCTGGCTATCGCCACTGTAGGGGTAACCCTTGCCGTCTTCGCCGACTCGATTCACAGCCGCGACATAGCAGAGGTTCTCGATCGCGCGTGCCGGCAGCAGGCGGTTCCAAGCGTCGCGCCGAGCAGCCGGCCAGTTGGCGGTGTAGAGCAGCAGATCGGTGTCGTGCGGATCACGACTCCACACAGGGAAGCGCAAGTCGTAACAGATCAAAGGCCGCACATGCCAGCCGTTGAGCTCGAACAAAGCCTGTTGCTCGCCCGCCGTGTAGTGCTTGTGCTCACCCGCCATGCGGAACAGATGACGCTTGTCGTAGTGCGATATCTCGCCGTTGGGCCGCGCCCAAAGCAGGCGGTTGCGGTGGCTGCCGTCTGCGGCCTCGATGATCACACTGCCGGTTATCACCGCATCCATACGCGCCGCCTGGTCGCGCATCCAGGCATAGGTCGGGCCCTCTTCAGGCTCGGCCAGCTCCGATGAGTTCATCGAGAAGGCGGTGGTGAACATTTCCGGTAAAACGATCAGGTTGGCCCCACGCGCCTGTTCGAGCAAGCCGAAAAACCGCTCGCGGTTAGAGGCGGCGTCCTGCCAGACGAGGTGGGTCTGGATCAGGGCCAGTTCGAGGTCGGGCAAATCGTTCAGATCGCGCATAGCCGTTCCGCTGCCTGGCGCAGCGTCTCCTCTCGTTTGGCGAAGCAGAAGCGAACCAGTCGCGATTCTGCCGGAGGCTTTTGGTAAAAGACCGAAATTGGGATGCTGGCCACACCGTGCTCACGGGTCAGCCATTCGGACATGGCGACATCGTCGAGATCCGGTCGAATCGCCGAATAGTCGGCCAGCTGGAAATAGGTGCCCGCCGCTCGGCGGAAGCCGAAACGCGAGTCGGCCAGCAGGTCGCAGAACAGATCGCGCTTGGCCTGGTAGAACCCCGGCAACTCGCTGAGGTGTTCCGGATGCGCCGCCATGAAATCAGCCAGCGCCCACTGCAACGGCGTAACGCCGGTGAAGCTGACGTACTGGTGGACCTTTCGCAGTTCGCTGCTGAGTGCGGCAGGCGCCACCACATAGCCGGTTTTCCAACCAGTGACGTGGTAGGTCTTGCCGA from the Stutzerimonas stutzeri genome contains:
- a CDS encoding endonuclease, giving the protein MRRYSLLLLVLFFSSNVHADAPRTFREAKKLAWHIYAERPVDFYCGCAFKGKRIDLASCGYVPRKQPKRAARVEWEHIVPAWVIGHQRQCWQQGGRKHCTSSDPVFSKAEADLHNLVPVVGEVNGDRSNYGFGMLSEKPSQYGACPFVVNFKQRTAMPPEYSRGAIARTYLYMSERYRLRLSKQDRRLYDIWNRQHPVTEWERWRNRSVACVQGNANRYVGGVDLNRCGKSLSRFAADSHRRV
- a CDS encoding DUF2238 domain-containing protein, whose translation is MQDKTLYATLALAVLLALLASGIAPYDHATWLLEVAPVLIAAPVLLLSYRNFPLTRLLYLVIAIHALILILGGAYTYARVPPGFWVQEWFDLSRNPYDKLGHFIQGVTPALLAREILLRRRMLAPGKMLGFLALCVALAFSAFYELIEWWVALMAGQGAEDFLGTQGDPWDTQSDMFMALLGALLSVSWLARIQDRQIARQGLPSPRA
- a CDS encoding DUF2784 domain-containing protein, with protein sequence MLYRLAADAVLILHLGFIVFVLLGGLLVAWKRSLLWLHLPAVAWGIFVELTGSLCPLTEWENQLRQLAGDAGYETSFVEQYLLALIYPSWLSVPVQYLLAAVVVLANLVIYGWLLARWRRRAVPPSG
- a CDS encoding amidohydrolase, translating into MRDLNDLPDLELALIQTHLVWQDAASNRERFFGLLEQARGANLIVLPEMFTTAFSMNSSELAEPEEGPTYAWMRDQAARMDAVITGSVIIEAADGSHRNRLLWARPNGEISHYDKRHLFRMAGEHKHYTAGEQQALFELNGWHVRPLICYDLRFPVWSRDPHDTDLLLYTANWPAARRDAWNRLLPARAIENLCYVAAVNRVGEDGKGYPYSGDSQVLDYLGDPLLEAGTADGVFRTTLRALDLAAFRSKFPAYHDGDAFELKV